GGGCAACCTTGCAAACACATATAATAATAACCAAGGGCCGTCACATACTTCCTGCTGCCAATTGACTGGTTTGAAAGCATGAATGAATCTTGGCACGTACCTGAGGAGGCGAGGGGGCGCAGCCAACGCGCGACGGACGGAAGGACGCGCGCCTACCCCGAGGGAAGACGATCTCGCCGGAGCAGCACGGATAACGGAGGCGGAGGAGCGTAGTAGAGacctggcggcggcggccatggcgagtTGCCGAGTCGGGAGCC
The sequence above is drawn from the Triticum aestivum cultivar Chinese Spring unplaced genomic scaffold, IWGSC CS RefSeq v2.1 scaffold186686, whole genome shotgun sequence genome and encodes:
- the LOC123176919 gene encoding protein NUCLEAR FUSION DEFECTIVE 6, mitochondrial-like; this translates as MAAAARSLLRSSASVIRAAPARSSSLGVGARPSVRRALAAPPRLLRLPVEASFCLESLLPLHSATASARLKSMLAVVPGQGIGWIIEDN